One Methanococcus aeolicus Nankai-3 DNA segment encodes these proteins:
- a CDS encoding TRC40/GET3/ArsA family transport-energizing ATPase: MLSKIKDTLKGITKKKLEQENGTKYIMFGGKGGVGKTTMSAATGLYCAEQGLKTVIVSTDPAHSLKDSFEQEFGHEPTQVKGVENLYVVEIDPQEAMKDYKEKLKGQMDENPMLGDMLGEQLEMASLSPGTDESAAFDVFLKYMDSDEFDVVVFDTAPTGHTLRFLGLPEIMDKYMSKMIKFKKQMGGMMKMMKKMMPFGGGGDDVDYDQMLKEMEESKARISKARGILANPDRTSFRLVVIPEEMSILESERAMKSLEKYNIPVDSVIVNQLIPEDVECDFCKARYELQAKRLKMIEEKFGNKVIAKVELLRTEAKGVDVLRNISKVLYGDIEKKEEIKN, translated from the coding sequence TTGTTATCTAAAATAAAGGACACATTAAAAGGAATTACAAAAAAGAAATTAGAGCAAGAAAACGGAACAAAATATATAATGTTTGGTGGAAAAGGAGGAGTAGGTAAAACTACAATGAGTGCAGCAACAGGATTATACTGTGCTGAACAAGGTTTAAAAACTGTAATAGTTTCAACAGACCCTGCTCACTCATTAAAAGATAGCTTTGAGCAAGAATTTGGACATGAACCTACACAGGTAAAAGGAGTAGAAAATTTATATGTTGTAGAAATTGACCCTCAAGAAGCTATGAAAGATTACAAAGAAAAATTAAAAGGACAGATGGACGAAAATCCAATGCTTGGAGATATGCTTGGAGAACAGCTTGAAATGGCATCATTATCTCCTGGAACTGATGAAAGTGCGGCATTTGATGTATTTTTAAAATATATGGATAGCGATGAATTTGATGTTGTTGTATTTGATACGGCCCCTACTGGACACACCCTTAGATTTTTAGGATTACCTGAAATCATGGACAAATATATGTCAAAAATGATTAAATTCAAAAAACAAATGGGCGGAATGATGAAAATGATGAAAAAAATGATGCCATTTGGAGGGGGCGGAGACGATGTGGATTATGACCAGATGCTTAAAGAAATGGAAGAAAGTAAAGCAAGAATATCAAAAGCAAGAGGTATTTTGGCAAATCCAGACAGAACTTCATTTAGATTGGTAGTAATTCCAGAAGAAATGAGTATATTGGAAAGTGAAAGGGCAATGAAATCACTTGAAAAATATAATATTCCAGTTGATTCCGTAATTGTAAATCAGTTGATACCAGAAGATGTTGAATGTGATTTCTGTAAAGCAAGATATGAGTTACAGGCCAAAAGGTTGAAGATGATAGAAGAAAAATTCGGAAACAAAGTAATAGCTAAGGTTGAATTATTGAGAACCGAAGCTAAGGGAGTTGATGTATTAAGGAACATTTCAAAAGTATTGTATGGAGATATCGAGAAAAAAGAAGAAATAAAAAATTAA
- the oadA gene encoding sodium-extruding oxaloacetate decarboxylase subunit alpha: MVKITDTTLRDAHQSLIATRLRTEDMIPIAEKMDEVGFYSMEVWGGATFDSCIRYLNEDPWERLRALRKRVQKTPLQMLLRGQNLVGYKHYSDDIVEKFIEKSYENGIEIFRIFDALNDIRNLEVSIKAAKKCGAHVQGAISYTISPVHTIDQYISLAKKFEELECDSLCIKDMAGLLKPYDAKILIKRLKKEISIPINLHSHCTSGLAPMTYNAAIEAGVDIVDCAISPLSMGTSQPPTETFVSAFKGTKFDTGLDTALLNKIREYFDEIRNKYKYLINPISERIDSRVLVYQVPGGMLSNLVSQLKEQGALDKFEEVLNEIPLVRKDLGYPPLVTPSSQIVGTQAVMNVITGERYKVITNEVSNYVKGLYGKPPAKIDRDLKKRVLDSEEKAITCRPADLLKPEYEKIKADAESKGIVSKEEDILTYALYPQVAVKFLRGELQAEPIPDEKEVAKFMEIPTEYIVEVDGDEFEVKIKPRYGTEMKKKEDKITADTEGALTSPFRGMITQIKVKEGDEVKEGDTLMILEAMKMENPVGAPADGKVKKIVVHEGQSVNVGDILMIII; this comes from the coding sequence ATGGTAAAAATTACGGATACCACTCTTAGAGATGCACACCAATCTTTAATCGCTACAAGATTAAGAACCGAAGACATGATACCCATCGCTGAGAAAATGGATGAAGTAGGATTTTATTCCATGGAAGTTTGGGGGGGTGCTACTTTTGATTCCTGTATTAGATATTTAAATGAAGACCCATGGGAAAGATTAAGGGCACTTAGAAAAAGAGTTCAAAAAACACCATTGCAAATGCTTCTTAGAGGGCAAAATTTAGTTGGATACAAACATTATTCAGACGACATAGTAGAAAAATTCATTGAAAAGTCATATGAAAATGGAATAGAGATATTTAGAATATTTGATGCATTAAATGACATAAGAAATTTAGAAGTATCAATTAAGGCTGCAAAAAAATGCGGAGCTCATGTTCAGGGAGCTATATCCTACACAATAAGTCCAGTTCATACCATAGATCAATATATATCACTTGCTAAGAAATTTGAAGAACTTGAATGTGATTCATTATGTATAAAAGATATGGCTGGGCTTTTAAAACCTTATGATGCCAAAATATTAATAAAAAGGTTGAAAAAAGAAATATCTATACCAATCAATTTGCATAGCCATTGTACAAGTGGATTAGCTCCAATGACATACAATGCCGCAATTGAAGCCGGTGTTGATATAGTGGATTGTGCCATTTCTCCATTATCAATGGGAACATCTCAACCACCAACTGAAACATTTGTTTCGGCATTTAAAGGAACAAAATTTGATACGGGATTAGATACTGCTCTTTTAAATAAAATTAGGGAATACTTCGACGAAATTAGAAATAAATACAAATATTTAATAAACCCAATTTCAGAAAGAATCGATTCAAGAGTTTTGGTTTATCAAGTTCCAGGGGGAATGTTGTCAAATCTTGTATCTCAATTAAAGGAACAGGGAGCCCTGGATAAATTCGAAGAAGTTCTTAATGAAATACCACTAGTTAGAAAAGATTTAGGATATCCGCCACTTGTAACCCCATCATCCCAAATCGTAGGGACGCAGGCAGTAATGAATGTTATTACTGGTGAAAGATACAAAGTAATTACAAATGAAGTTTCAAACTATGTAAAAGGACTTTATGGGAAACCGCCTGCAAAAATAGATAGAGACCTTAAAAAAAGAGTTTTAGATAGCGAAGAAAAAGCAATTACCTGCAGACCTGCTGATTTATTAAAACCAGAATATGAAAAAATCAAAGCCGATGCAGAGAGCAAAGGAATTGTGTCAAAAGAAGAGGACATATTAACTTATGCATTATATCCACAAGTTGCCGTTAAGTTTTTAAGAGGGGAGCTCCAAGCCGAACCAATACCTGATGAAAAGGAAGTGGCCAAATTCATGGAAATTCCAACAGAATATATTGTAGAAGTAGATGGAGACGAATTCGAAGTTAAAATCAAACCAAGATATGGAACAGAAATGAAGAAAAAAGAAGATAAAATCACCGCCGACACAGAAGGTGCTTTAACTTCGCCATTTAGAGGAATGATTACCCAAATAAAAGTTAAAGAAGGAGATGAAGTTAAAGAAGGAGATACCTTAATGATATTGGAAGCCATGAAAATGGAAAATCCTGTGGGAGCTCCTGCTGATGGAAAAGTTAAAAAAATAGTTGTTCATGAAGGTCAGTCTGTCAATGTAGGAGACATACTTATGATTATAATATAA
- a CDS encoding acetyl-CoA carboxylase biotin carboxylase subunit codes for MFKKILIANRGEIAVRIIRACQELDIKTVAIYSEADENALYTSIADECYCIGPPQASKSYLNLDMIVHVAKKTGAEAIHPGYGFLSENLEFAKACENNGIVFIGPPSEAIDAMGSKINAKKIMKNANVPVLPGREEPIEDPEEVVEIAEEIGYPVIIKASAGGGGMGMAVAYNKQELKEVVESTKSIAQSAFGDSTVFIEKYLENPRHIEIQVLGDKYGNVVHLGDRECSIQRRHQKLIEEAPSPIMTEELRKKMGDAAISAAKAINYYSAGTVEFLYDNGEFYFLEMNTRVQVEHPITEIITGVDIVKEQIKIAYGEKLPFKQEDIVIRGHAMECRINAEDPVNDFVPTPGVIKHYRSPGGPGIRIDSGVYAGAEIPPYYDSLISKFISYGNDRDEAIARMKRALSEYIIIGLTTNIPFHRAVMDELDFKNGNISTHYIEEHSEYLKENIMKYAIEAKDEEKLYADKIFGKNKQVVAIAGGLNAYISSVVASNKNIDKCDEKYSEEQN; via the coding sequence ATGTTTAAAAAAATATTAATCGCCAACAGAGGAGAAATTGCTGTTAGAATTATTAGAGCATGTCAGGAATTAGACATAAAAACCGTAGCAATTTATTCTGAAGCCGATGAAAATGCATTATATACTTCAATAGCCGATGAATGTTATTGTATCGGCCCTCCACAAGCTTCAAAAAGTTATCTTAATCTTGATATGATAGTCCATGTAGCAAAGAAAACAGGTGCAGAAGCAATTCACCCAGGATATGGTTTTTTATCTGAAAATTTGGAATTTGCCAAAGCATGTGAGAATAATGGAATAGTATTTATTGGACCTCCGTCGGAAGCCATAGATGCCATGGGTAGCAAAATAAATGCTAAAAAAATAATGAAAAATGCCAATGTTCCAGTTCTCCCTGGAAGGGAAGAACCAATTGAAGACCCCGAAGAGGTTGTTGAAATTGCAGAAGAAATTGGCTACCCTGTAATTATTAAAGCCTCCGCAGGTGGTGGAGGTATGGGAATGGCCGTGGCATACAATAAACAAGAATTAAAAGAAGTGGTAGAGTCCACAAAGTCAATAGCTCAAAGTGCATTTGGGGATTCCACTGTATTTATTGAAAAATATTTGGAAAACCCAAGACATATTGAAATCCAAGTATTGGGAGATAAATACGGAAATGTAGTTCATTTGGGAGATAGGGAGTGTTCCATTCAGAGAAGACATCAAAAACTTATTGAAGAAGCTCCATCTCCAATAATGACAGAAGAATTAAGAAAAAAAATGGGGGATGCTGCAATTTCAGCAGCAAAAGCTATAAACTATTATAGTGCCGGAACTGTGGAATTCTTATACGATAATGGAGAATTTTATTTTTTGGAAATGAATACAAGAGTTCAAGTTGAACATCCAATTACAGAAATTATCACAGGAGTAGATATTGTAAAGGAACAAATAAAAATAGCATATGGGGAAAAATTACCGTTCAAACAAGAGGACATTGTAATTAGAGGACATGCTATGGAATGCAGAATAAATGCAGAAGACCCCGTAAATGATTTTGTTCCTACTCCCGGGGTAATTAAACATTATAGGTCCCCAGGAGGCCCGGGAATTAGAATAGATAGTGGCGTCTATGCCGGTGCAGAAATTCCTCCATATTATGATTCATTAATATCTAAATTCATATCCTATGGAAATGATAGAGATGAAGCAATAGCAAGAATGAAAAGAGCATTATCCGAATATATTATTATCGGACTTACCACAAATATACCATTCCATAGGGCAGTTATGGACGAATTAGACTTTAAAAATGGAAATATATCCACCCATTATATTGAAGAACATTCAGAATATTTAAAAGAAAATATAATGAAATATGCCATTGAAGCTAAGGACGAAGAAAAATTATATGCCGATAAAATATTTGGAAAAAACAAACAAGTTGTAGCAATTGCAGGTGGATTAAATGCATATATTTCAAGTGTTGTAGCTTCAAATAAAAATATAGATAAATGCGATGAAAAATATTCAGAAGAGCAAAATTAA
- the gatA gene encoding Asp-tRNA(Asn)/Glu-tRNA(Gln) amidotransferase subunit GatA has product MTIIDKALKYIEKIEKSDINAIIQLDKEKVLNEAKELENNEKLKNKPLYGKIIAIKSNINVKGYNISCASKTLENYISAYDATVVKKIKSQGGLIIGMTNMDEFASGSSGETSYYGATKNPNAEGKIPGGSSSGSASAVAGDLCDMALGSDTGGSIRNPASHCGVVGFKPSYGVVSRQGLCDLAMSFDQIGPLTKSAEDALLLTNIIKGKDLSDSTTVETPKFEKNEKQVKKYKVGIVKEFMEVSDEKIRNKIEEGIEVFKDMGCKIVELNYKYTDLALPTYYLINYVEFFSATRKYDGRRYGYPIEEVCGEEVLRRILIGKHISEQEFSGKYYKKALYTRKLMKNEMLKLFNDVDIIVSPTVPKLPHNIGKELTPMEMYSYDVLTVPTNICGICAGVVKCGNIAGNPVGLQIQGKPFDDEKVLNAMIEFEKQY; this is encoded by the coding sequence ATGACAATTATAGATAAAGCTCTGAAATACATCGAAAAAATTGAAAAATCAGACATAAATGCAATTATTCAACTAGATAAAGAAAAAGTATTAAATGAAGCCAAAGAGTTGGAAAACAACGAAAAATTGAAAAATAAGCCACTATATGGTAAAATAATTGCCATCAAATCCAATATAAATGTAAAAGGATATAATATATCTTGTGCTTCAAAAACCCTCGAAAACTATATAAGTGCATATGATGCCACAGTGGTCAAAAAAATAAAATCCCAAGGAGGACTAATAATAGGAATGACCAATATGGATGAATTTGCAAGCGGAAGTAGTGGTGAAACCTCATATTATGGAGCTACAAAAAACCCAAATGCAGAAGGCAAAATTCCAGGGGGTAGTAGTTCAGGAAGTGCCTCTGCTGTTGCAGGGGATTTGTGTGATATGGCATTGGGAAGCGATACAGGAGGAAGTATTAGAAATCCAGCTTCCCACTGTGGAGTAGTTGGTTTTAAGCCATCTTATGGTGTAGTGAGCCGACAAGGATTATGTGATTTAGCAATGAGTTTTGACCAGATTGGACCACTGACAAAAAGTGCCGAAGATGCTTTATTATTAACAAACATAATAAAAGGAAAAGACTTATCCGACAGCACCACAGTAGAAACCCCCAAATTTGAAAAAAATGAAAAACAGGTTAAAAAATACAAAGTGGGAATTGTAAAGGAATTTATGGAAGTTAGCGATGAAAAAATTAGAAATAAAATAGAAGAAGGGATTGAAGTATTTAAAGACATGGGCTGCAAAATTGTAGAATTAAATTATAAATATACCGATTTAGCACTTCCAACATATTATTTAATTAATTATGTGGAATTCTTTTCAGCTACAAGAAAATATGATGGTAGAAGATATGGATATCCAATAGAAGAAGTATGCGGTGAAGAAGTTCTTAGGAGAATTCTAATAGGAAAACATATCAGCGAACAGGAGTTTAGTGGAAAATACTATAAGAAGGCACTATATACAAGGAAATTAATGAAAAACGAAATGTTAAAACTATTTAACGATGTAGATATAATTGTCAGCCCAACTGTTCCAAAATTGCCACATAATATTGGGAAAGAATTGACACCAATGGAAATGTATTCCTACGATGTTTTAACTGTGCCCACAAATATTTGCGGAATCTGTGCAGGAGTAGTTAAATGCGGAAACATAGCAGGTAATCCAGTAGGACTACAAATACAAGGAAAACCATTTGATGATGAAAAAGTGCTTAATGCTATGATAGAATTTGAAAAACAATATTAA
- the mfnA gene encoding tyrosine decarboxylase MfnA — MDERAVLEELKKYRKMDLKYEDGAILGSMCTKPHPITKKISDMFFETNLGDPGLFRGTKKLEDEVINNIGKFLNNPNPFGYIISGGTEANITAMRAINNIAKAKRKNHKTTVIMPETAHFSFEKAREMMDLNLITPPLTKYYTMDLKYINDFIEDRNNKNDISVDGIVGIAGCTELGAIDNIKELSKIAEQNNIFLHVDAAFGGFVIPFLDDKYKLDNYCYEFDFSLNGVKSMTVDPHKMGLAPIPAGGILFRDKSFKKYLDVEAPYLTDIHQATIIGTRSGVGVASTWGVMKLFGEEGYKNLASECMDKTHYLVKEAKKLGFKPVIDPVLNIVALEDDNPEETSLKLRKMGWFISICKCVKALRIIVMPHVEKEHIDKFLGALTEVKKN; from the coding sequence ATGGACGAAAGAGCGGTTTTAGAAGAGTTAAAGAAATATAGAAAAATGGATTTAAAATATGAAGATGGTGCAATTTTGGGGTCTATGTGCACAAAACCACACCCAATCACAAAAAAAATAAGCGATATGTTTTTTGAGACCAATTTAGGAGACCCTGGGCTATTTAGGGGAACAAAAAAATTGGAGGATGAAGTAATAAATAATATTGGAAAATTTTTAAATAATCCAAATCCTTTTGGATATATTATTTCAGGCGGAACTGAGGCAAATATTACGGCAATGAGGGCAATAAACAATATTGCCAAAGCTAAACGGAAAAATCATAAAACAACAGTTATCATGCCAGAAACAGCCCATTTTTCATTTGAAAAAGCCCGGGAAATGATGGATTTAAATCTGATAACCCCTCCACTAACTAAATATTATACAATGGATTTAAAATATATTAATGATTTTATAGAGGATAGGAATAATAAAAATGACATCTCTGTTGACGGAATAGTTGGCATAGCTGGATGTACGGAGCTTGGGGCAATTGATAATATAAAGGAGCTCTCAAAAATAGCCGAACAAAATAATATATTTTTGCATGTTGATGCGGCATTTGGTGGTTTCGTAATACCATTTTTAGATGACAAATATAAATTAGACAATTATTGTTATGAATTTGATTTCTCATTAAATGGTGTTAAATCCATGACAGTAGACCCTCACAAAATGGGATTAGCTCCAATTCCTGCTGGGGGCATATTATTTAGAGATAAATCATTTAAAAAATATTTAGATGTGGAAGCTCCCTATTTAACTGACATACATCAGGCAACGATAATAGGAACAAGAAGTGGAGTTGGAGTTGCATCTACATGGGGAGTTATGAAATTATTTGGGGAAGAAGGATATAAAAATTTAGCTTCTGAATGCATGGATAAAACCCACTATTTAGTAAAAGAAGCTAAAAAATTAGGATTTAAACCAGTTATAGACCCAGTTTTAAATATTGTAGCGTTGGAGGATGATAATCCAGAAGAAACTAGTTTAAAACTTAGAAAAATGGGCTGGTTTATATCTATTTGTAAATGTGTTAAAGCTCTTAGAATAATAGTTATGCCCCATGTTGAAAAAGAACATATTGATAAATTTTTGGGAGCCCTAACCGAAGTTAAAAAAAATTAA
- a CDS encoding 50S ribosomal protein L11, with product MATEVVDVLVTGGKATAGPPLGPAVGPLGINIMNVVKEINEKTKDYAGMSVPVKVIVNTDDRSFEIEVGIPPTSALIKTELGLDKGSTEPKAIVAGNLSMEQAVKIAKMKKDSMLSFTLKNATKEVIGTCVSTGINVEGMSPRDAQKAIDAGEFDEYFNE from the coding sequence ATGGCTACTGAAGTAGTTGATGTGCTAGTAACAGGAGGTAAGGCAACAGCAGGTCCTCCATTGGGTCCAGCAGTAGGTCCTCTCGGTATCAACATTATGAATGTTGTTAAAGAAATAAACGAAAAAACAAAAGATTACGCAGGAATGAGCGTTCCAGTTAAAGTAATTGTAAATACAGATGATAGAAGCTTTGAAATTGAAGTGGGTATTCCACCAACATCAGCTCTTATAAAAACAGAGTTAGGATTGGATAAAGGTTCCACAGAACCAAAAGCTATTGTAGCAGGAAATCTTTCAATGGAACAAGCTGTAAAAATAGCTAAAATGAAAAAAGATTCAATGTTATCATTTACTTTGAAAAATGCTACAAAAGAAGTAATAGGAACTTGTGTTTCAACAGGTATAAATGTTGAAGGTATGTCTCCAAGAGATGCTCAAAAAGCTATCGATGCAGGAGAATTTGACGAATACTTTAACGAATAA
- a CDS encoding transcription elongation factor Spt5 — MIYAIRTTTGQELNVAEFLAAKAEKEDIEIYSILATEDLKGYILVEAPNMGALEDLIRKTFKVKGIVQGETSVDELEHLLTPTKIIETIDKGDTVELVAGPFKGERARVIRVDKHKEEITLELMDAAVPIPITVGIEQVKIISKTQ, encoded by the coding sequence ATGATATATGCTATTAGAACGACCACAGGTCAGGAATTAAATGTTGCAGAATTTTTAGCTGCAAAAGCTGAAAAGGAAGATATTGAGATATATTCCATATTGGCAACAGAAGATTTAAAAGGATACATACTTGTAGAGGCACCAAACATGGGGGCTCTCGAAGATTTGATTAGAAAAACATTTAAAGTAAAAGGGATAGTTCAGGGGGAAACCTCAGTTGATGAGCTTGAACATTTATTAACTCCAACAAAAATAATCGAAACGATTGATAAGGGAGATACCGTAGAACTTGTAGCAGGACCATTTAAGGGAGAGCGGGCAAGAGTTATACGAGTAGATAAACATAAAGAGGAAATAACCTTGGAGTTAATGGATGCTGCAGTTCCTATCCCTATAACTGTGGGTATTGAACAGGTTAAAATTATATCCAAAACACAATAA
- a CDS encoding protein translocase SEC61 complex subunit gamma, with translation MAKNKDGNNSKNIKNNKSKSVMLSKLEEFKAFINQCKRVMMITRRPSRDEFLMVSKVTGLGICLLGALGFAIHAPMMYLKAMLKP, from the coding sequence TTGGCAAAAAATAAGGATGGCAATAATAGTAAAAATATTAAAAATAATAAATCAAAATCTGTTATGCTCTCAAAATTGGAGGAATTTAAAGCATTTATAAATCAATGTAAAAGAGTAATGATGATAACAAGAAGACCTTCTAGGGATGAATTTTTAATGGTTTCAAAGGTTACGGGCCTTGGAATATGCCTTCTTGGAGCATTGGGATTTGCAATACATGCACCCATGATGTATTTAAAAGCAATGTTAAAACCATAA
- the ftsZ gene encoding cell division protein FtsZ, translated as MKFLKNIVSEEPAFDEDYANLSDVDKELLELIKDSKVKITVVGCGGAGNNAINRLTVEGVHEDAKTVAINTDAQQLIKTKADNKVLIGKNLTRGLGAGGDPLKGEESAKENAEDVKKALQDSDMVFITCGLGGGTGTGSAPVVAEISKKMGALTVAVVTMPFGMEGKIRMDNALSGLNALKDAADTIVIIPNDKLLDIVPNMPLRTAFKVADEILINSVKGMIDLVQNVGDIHVDFADVRAVMCNGGIAMMGIGESDSEKRAREAINMALNSPLLCVDIEGATGALIHITGSEDMSLEEAKEVVSTVSDRLDENAKIIWGTTIDENLENSLRVLLIITGTKSTGMAPTSSINAKKFYIDIPKI; from the coding sequence TTGAAATTTCTAAAAAATATCGTATCAGAAGAACCAGCTTTTGATGAAGATTATGCAAATTTATCTGATGTAGATAAGGAGCTCCTTGAATTAATAAAAGATTCAAAAGTTAAAATCACAGTTGTAGGTTGTGGTGGAGCTGGAAATAATGCTATAAACCGACTAACTGTTGAAGGAGTTCATGAGGATGCAAAAACTGTTGCAATTAATACGGATGCTCAACAACTGATAAAAACCAAAGCAGACAATAAAGTTCTTATAGGTAAAAATCTCACAAGGGGATTGGGCGCTGGTGGAGACCCATTAAAAGGGGAAGAATCTGCAAAAGAAAATGCAGAGGATGTTAAGAAGGCACTTCAAGATTCTGACATGGTATTCATCACATGCGGACTTGGAGGGGGAACGGGAACAGGTTCGGCTCCGGTTGTTGCAGAAATTTCTAAAAAAATGGGAGCTCTCACAGTTGCAGTAGTTACAATGCCATTTGGTATGGAAGGAAAAATTAGAATGGACAATGCTTTAAGTGGTTTAAATGCTTTAAAAGACGCAGCAGATACTATTGTAATTATTCCAAATGATAAATTATTAGATATAGTTCCAAATATGCCTCTAAGAACAGCATTTAAGGTTGCAGACGAAATTTTAATAAATTCAGTTAAGGGAATGATAGATCTTGTTCAAAATGTTGGGGATATACATGTCGATTTTGCAGATGTAAGGGCTGTAATGTGTAATGGAGGCATAGCAATGATGGGAATCGGTGAAAGCGATTCGGAGAAAAGAGCAAGAGAAGCAATTAATATGGCATTAAATAGTCCTTTACTGTGTGTTGATATCGAGGGTGCCACAGGAGCATTAATACACATTACAGGTTCTGAGGATATGAGTCTTGAAGAAGCAAAAGAAGTAGTTTCAACAGTTTCAGATAGATTGGATGAAAATGCAAAGATAATATGGGGAACTACAATTGATGAAAATTTGGAAAATTCACTGAGGGTATTGTTGATAATCACAGGAACAAAATCAACAGGTATGGCACCTACTAGTTCAATAAATGCTAAGAAATTTTACATTGATATTCCTAAGATTTAA
- a CDS encoding DNA topoisomerase IV subunit A, translating to MISKRELAKEKIIDVSNAMYNDILEGRRPKLKFPVRSLANARFDKEKGTFVLIGKEKERALTVNQAKIFAQTVKMMEFSKELLITNDFSTLREAYYVSKNWGEARFDDQQPSNSVIEDIEASLNFLREELGFIPEEDGASVVGPLKIVDKSEKNEELKIDCARLGSGAYNIPNDITKLEFETDAEFILAIETAGMFARLNAEKFWKKHNCILISLKGVPARATRQFTKRLNEEHNLPVLVFTDGDPYGYLNIYRTLKVGSGKSVHLADKLSIPSARLIGVTPQDINDYDLPTHPLKDHDIKRLKDGLKNDDFVKSHPEWQKAINHMIESKERAEQQSLAKYGLKYVVEEYLPAKIEDKSTWLP from the coding sequence GTGATTTCTAAAAGAGAATTGGCAAAAGAAAAAATTATAGATGTCTCCAATGCCATGTATAATGATATCCTCGAAGGCAGAAGGCCAAAACTTAAATTTCCAGTTCGAAGTTTGGCTAATGCCAGATTTGATAAAGAAAAGGGAACTTTTGTATTAATTGGAAAAGAAAAGGAAAGGGCTCTAACAGTTAATCAGGCAAAAATATTTGCTCAAACTGTAAAAATGATGGAGTTTTCAAAAGAATTACTTATTACAAACGATTTCTCAACTCTAAGGGAGGCGTATTATGTTTCAAAAAATTGGGGGGAGGCGAGATTTGATGACCAGCAACCTTCAAACAGCGTAATAGAAGATATAGAAGCGTCTTTGAATTTTTTAAGAGAAGAACTTGGATTTATACCCGAGGAAGATGGTGCCTCTGTGGTAGGACCTTTAAAAATAGTGGATAAATCAGAAAAAAACGAAGAATTAAAAATAGATTGTGCGAGATTAGGTAGTGGAGCATACAATATTCCAAATGACATTACTAAATTAGAATTTGAGACAGATGCCGAGTTTATACTTGCAATAGAAACAGCTGGTATGTTTGCGAGACTAAATGCAGAAAAATTCTGGAAAAAACATAATTGTATATTAATATCATTAAAAGGAGTGCCTGCGAGAGCGACAAGACAATTTACAAAAAGATTAAATGAAGAACATAATCTACCTGTTTTAGTATTCACAGATGGGGATCCATATGGATATCTTAACATTTACCGAACACTAAAAGTAGGCAGTGGTAAATCTGTACATTTGGCAGATAAACTTTCAATACCTTCGGCGAGGTTAATAGGAGTAACTCCTCAGGACATTAATGATTATGACCTTCCAACACACCCATTAAAAGACCACGATATTAAAAGATTAAAAGATGGTTTAAAAAATGATGATTTTGTAAAAAGTCACCCAGAATGGCAAAAAGCTATTAATCATATGATAGAATCAAAAGAAAGGGCCGAGCAACAGTCTTTGGCAAAATATGGTTTAAAATATGTTGTTGAAGAATATCTTCCCGCGAAAATAGAAGATAAAAGCACTTGGCTACCTTAA
- the endA gene encoding tRNA-intron lyase, whose protein sequence is MAKKPIIAKLSEDRALIFNKDGISRLNAKGYGELNDNFLSISIVETMYLLSKNWIKVKSTTGQLLSFEELYDYAHNIDEKICIKYLVYRDLRNRGYTVKTGLKYGSDFRLYSRENINAIHSEFVVKVFSEDKPCAISELTGFVRVAHSVRKKLIISIVDDDGDIVYYNMGYLRL, encoded by the coding sequence ATGGCTAAAAAACCTATAATAGCAAAACTTTCAGAAGATAGGGCACTGATATTTAATAAAGACGGAATTTCCCGATTAAATGCAAAAGGATACGGAGAATTAAATGATAATTTTTTATCAATATCTATTGTTGAAACGATGTATCTCCTATCTAAAAACTGGATAAAAGTTAAATCGACGACAGGGCAATTGTTGTCATTTGAAGAGCTGTATGATTATGCCCATAACATTGACGAAAAAATATGTATTAAATACTTGGTTTATAGGGATTTAAGAAATAGAGGATACACAGTAAAAACAGGATTAAAATATGGTTCTGATTTCAGATTGTATAGTAGAGAAAATATAAATGCTATTCATTCGGAATTCGTAGTTAAAGTTTTTTCAGAGGATAAACCTTGTGCAATATCTGAGCTCACTGGATTTGTTAGGGTGGCTCATTCCGTTAGAAAAAAACTCATAATATCAATAGTGGATGATGATGGAGATATTGTTTATTATAATATGGGATATTTACGATTATAA